The following are from one region of the Variovorax sp. V213 genome:
- a CDS encoding DMT family transporter yields MSTTTKDNTPATTPSTKPKAWLLDLVLLGALWGASFLFMRIGAAEFGALPAAAVRVAVATLFLLPLLFLRGHGAALGQHWKASMAIGVLNSGIPFALFCFALLTINSGLAAVLNATVPMFGALVAWAWFRDRPDGSRIVGLIIGFAGVAMLASRSAGLHADADGNAALWAVLACLGACASYGVAASATRRYLGGVPALATATGSQIGATLFLALPALWFWPTQMPSLRAWLALLALGVACTGLAYILFFRLIANAGPARALTVTFLVPVFAVFYGAVFLGENITQWMLICAAVIVCGVALSTGLVKLWPGAGSPAATSPPRPR; encoded by the coding sequence ATGAGCACGACAACAAAAGACAACACTCCTGCCACCACGCCTTCCACCAAGCCCAAGGCGTGGCTCCTCGACCTCGTACTGCTAGGCGCGCTCTGGGGCGCGTCCTTTCTCTTCATGCGCATCGGCGCAGCCGAGTTCGGTGCCCTGCCGGCGGCCGCGGTGCGCGTTGCGGTGGCCACGCTCTTCCTGCTGCCGCTCTTGTTTCTGCGCGGCCACGGCGCGGCGCTGGGGCAACACTGGAAAGCATCGATGGCGATCGGCGTGCTCAATTCCGGCATACCGTTCGCGCTCTTCTGCTTCGCGCTCTTGACCATCAACAGCGGGCTGGCGGCGGTGCTCAACGCCACGGTGCCGATGTTCGGCGCGCTGGTGGCGTGGGCCTGGTTTCGCGACCGGCCCGATGGCTCGCGCATCGTCGGCCTCATCATCGGCTTTGCGGGCGTGGCCATGCTGGCAAGCCGCAGTGCGGGCCTGCACGCCGATGCGGACGGCAACGCCGCGCTGTGGGCCGTGCTCGCCTGCCTGGGCGCCTGCGCGAGCTACGGCGTGGCGGCCAGCGCCACGCGGCGCTACCTGGGCGGCGTGCCTGCGTTGGCCACCGCCACCGGCAGCCAGATCGGCGCCACGCTGTTCCTCGCGCTGCCTGCGCTGTGGTTCTGGCCCACGCAGATGCCCAGCCTGCGCGCATGGCTGGCCTTGCTGGCGCTGGGCGTGGCGTGCACCGGCCTTGCGTACATCCTGTTCTTCCGGCTCATCGCTAATGCGGGTCCGGCGCGCGCGCTCACGGTGACTTTCCTGGTGCCCGTGTTTGCGGTGTTCTACGGCGCGGTGTTTCTCGGCGAGAACATCACGCAATGGATGCTGATCTGCGCAGCTGTCATCGTCTGCGGCGTGGCCCTGTCCACCGGCCTCGTGAAGCTGTGGCCTGGCGCGGGCTCGCCGGCCGCTACATCGCCGCCGCGACCACGTTGA
- a CDS encoding methylated-DNA--[protein]-cysteine S-methyltransferase: protein MKFKSKVIYTSHIETPLGGITMAATDEGLAGVWFDQQRHWPDTAGWQTRDDHPALVEAGAQLRDYFAGKRDSFDVKLDLSHGTAFQQSVWQALLAIPAGKTMTYGALSANVGNPAAVRAVGAAVGRNPISVIVPCHRVLGADGSLTGYAGGLHRKTALLELESK, encoded by the coding sequence ATGAAGTTCAAGAGCAAAGTCATCTATACATCGCACATCGAAACGCCGCTCGGCGGCATCACGATGGCGGCCACCGACGAAGGCCTGGCGGGCGTCTGGTTCGACCAGCAACGCCACTGGCCCGACACCGCCGGCTGGCAGACCCGGGACGACCATCCTGCGCTGGTCGAAGCCGGCGCACAGCTGCGCGATTACTTCGCCGGCAAGCGCGACAGCTTCGACGTGAAGCTCGATCTCTCGCACGGCACCGCGTTCCAGCAGAGTGTGTGGCAGGCGCTGCTCGCCATACCGGCGGGCAAGACCATGACCTACGGCGCGCTGAGCGCCAACGTGGGCAACCCGGCCGCGGTGCGCGCCGTGGGCGCGGCCGTGGGTCGCAATCCGATCAGCGTGATCGTGCCCTGCCACCGCGTGCTCGGCGCCGACGGGTCGCTGACCGGTTACGCTGGCGGGCTTCATCGCAAGACCGCGCTCCTGGAGCTTGAATCGAAGTAG
- a CDS encoding DNA-3-methyladenine glycosylase 2 family protein: MPTPHASTEVLESDACYLAMKTHDARFDGSFFTAVTSTGIYCRPVCRVKLPRRENCRFFRHAAQAEAEGFRPCLRCRPELAPRAASWSTEDASRILALQAARLIDEPDAWAEEGPGAAQIAARLGVSDRHLRRIFEAQFGVSPLQYLQTRRLLAAKQLIADTRLPMTQVALASGFASVRRFNAAFVEHYGLNPSALRRAGGAGGGEGKAIEVRLGFRPPYDADAMLGFFARRALRGVEVASTADGKAPAKGSTPTFVRLARTLRVQQGGQTHTGWLQLRFDMEREQMLLSVSDSLAAALPIVISRARAMLDLDAEPMAINAALHEAFPHGDGLRVPGTVDGFELAVRAVLGQQITVAAARTLGSRLVEAFGEPIATPIGGLDRLFPTPAALAAASGDALGQLGIVRQRQAALQAIAREVAAGKLALHAGADVPSTIAALQELPGIGAWTAQYIAMRALRWPDAFPAGDVALQKALGVTTARAAGEASQAWRPWRSYAVLRAWHAPSPTAAAASSAAQSLLSTTSQRQASQPEMS; encoded by the coding sequence ATGCCTACCCCTCATGCCTCCACCGAAGTGCTCGAGAGCGACGCCTGCTACCTGGCGATGAAGACGCACGATGCGCGCTTCGACGGGTCGTTCTTCACCGCGGTGACCTCCACCGGCATCTACTGCCGGCCGGTCTGCCGCGTGAAGCTGCCGCGTCGCGAGAACTGCAGGTTCTTCCGCCATGCGGCGCAGGCCGAGGCCGAGGGCTTTCGCCCCTGCCTGCGCTGCCGTCCCGAACTGGCGCCGCGCGCTGCAAGCTGGTCGACCGAAGACGCTTCGCGCATCCTCGCATTGCAGGCCGCGCGGCTCATCGACGAACCCGATGCCTGGGCCGAAGAAGGCCCGGGCGCGGCGCAGATCGCGGCGCGGCTCGGCGTGAGCGACCGTCATCTGCGGCGCATTTTCGAAGCGCAGTTCGGCGTCTCTCCGCTGCAATATCTGCAGACGCGGCGCCTGCTGGCCGCCAAGCAGTTGATTGCCGACACGCGGCTGCCGATGACGCAGGTGGCACTGGCCAGCGGCTTCGCGAGCGTGCGCCGCTTCAACGCGGCCTTCGTGGAGCACTACGGCCTCAACCCCAGTGCGCTGCGGCGCGCCGGCGGCGCAGGGGGCGGCGAAGGCAAGGCCATCGAAGTGCGGCTGGGCTTTCGCCCACCCTATGACGCGGACGCGATGCTCGGCTTCTTTGCACGGCGCGCACTGCGCGGTGTCGAGGTGGCAAGCACGGCCGACGGCAAGGCGCCCGCCAAGGGCAGCACGCCCACCTTCGTTCGCCTGGCCCGCACGCTGCGCGTGCAGCAAGGCGGACAGACGCATACCGGCTGGCTGCAACTGCGCTTCGACATGGAGCGCGAGCAGATGCTGCTCTCGGTGAGCGATTCGCTGGCCGCGGCGCTGCCGATCGTGATCAGCCGCGCACGCGCCATGCTCGATCTCGATGCCGAGCCGATGGCCATCAACGCGGCGCTGCACGAGGCTTTTCCGCATGGAGACGGGCTGCGCGTGCCCGGCACGGTCGACGGCTTCGAGCTTGCGGTGCGCGCGGTACTGGGCCAGCAGATCACGGTGGCCGCAGCGCGCACGCTGGGCTCGCGGCTGGTCGAGGCTTTCGGCGAGCCGATTGCCACGCCGATCGGCGGCCTGGACCGGTTGTTTCCCACGCCCGCGGCGCTGGCCGCGGCGAGCGGCGATGCGCTCGGGCAGCTTGGCATCGTGCGGCAGCGGCAGGCTGCATTGCAGGCCATTGCCCGCGAAGTCGCAGCCGGCAAGCTGGCATTGCATGCGGGTGCCGACGTGCCCTCGACCATCGCTGCGCTGCAGGAGCTCCCCGGCATCGGTGCCTGGACGGCGCAATACATCGCGATGCGCGCGCTGCGTTGGCCCGATGCGTTTCCCGCGGGCGACGTCGCGCTGCAGAAGGCACTGGGCGTGACCACCGCGCGCGCGGCTGGCGAGGCATCGCAGGCGTGGCGGCCCTGGCGCAGCTATGCGGTGCTGCGTGCCTGGCATGCGCCGTCGCCCACCGCGGCTGCGGCCTCGTCCGCCGCGCAGAGCCTTCTTTCAACAACCTCACAGCGGCAGGCGTCGCAGCCTGAAATGTCATGA
- a CDS encoding phosphomannomutase/phosphoglucomutase: MQLSASIFKAYDIRGVVPVTLDAEVAEALGRAFGSAARAAGEKTVAVGRDGRLSGPALVEALISGLVATGVEVIDVGAVTTPMLYFAAHTLCSSGIQVTGSHNPKDYNGFKMVLAGRAIYGEEIQGLRKVMEEGTARLAPGGSVRKVDVTDAYVQRIVGDIKLARPLKIVVDSGNGIAGATAPAIFRAIGCEVTELFSEVDGDFPNHHPDPSKPENLKDLMAALAAGDAELGLAFDGDGDRLGIVTKDGQNIFPDRQMQLFAQDVLSRVPGGTIVYDVKCSQRLAPAIEAAGGKPMIFKTGHSLIKAKMKEIDSPLGGEMSGHIFFKERWFGFDDGTYAGCRLLEILSKTPNASDTLNALPTSFSTPELNVKCAEGEPHAVVEKLVAGASFAAPAVVSTIDGLRVDWPDGFGLIRASNTTPVLVLRFEGQTDAALKRIEAEMLALLRTVKADATLAEASH, translated from the coding sequence ATGCAACTCAGTGCATCGATTTTCAAGGCCTATGACATTCGAGGCGTGGTACCCGTCACGCTCGATGCAGAGGTCGCAGAAGCGCTCGGCCGGGCCTTTGGCAGCGCTGCCCGCGCGGCCGGTGAAAAGACCGTGGCCGTGGGTCGCGACGGCCGCCTGTCCGGCCCCGCGCTCGTCGAGGCATTGATCAGCGGCCTGGTCGCCACCGGCGTCGAGGTGATCGACGTGGGGGCGGTGACCACGCCCATGCTTTACTTTGCGGCCCACACGCTGTGCTCGAGCGGCATCCAGGTCACGGGCAGCCACAACCCCAAGGACTACAACGGCTTCAAGATGGTGCTGGCGGGGCGCGCCATCTACGGCGAGGAGATCCAGGGCCTGCGCAAGGTGATGGAAGAAGGCACCGCCAGGCTCGCACCCGGCGGCAGCGTGCGCAAGGTCGACGTGACCGATGCCTACGTGCAGCGCATCGTCGGCGACATCAAGCTGGCGCGTCCGCTCAAGATCGTGGTCGATTCCGGCAACGGCATCGCGGGCGCAACGGCACCGGCCATCTTCCGCGCCATCGGCTGCGAAGTGACCGAGCTGTTCAGCGAGGTCGACGGCGACTTCCCCAATCACCACCCCGACCCGAGCAAGCCCGAGAACCTCAAGGACCTGATGGCCGCGCTGGCCGCGGGCGATGCCGAACTGGGCCTGGCCTTCGACGGCGACGGCGACCGCCTGGGCATCGTCACCAAGGACGGGCAGAACATCTTCCCCGACCGCCAGATGCAGCTCTTTGCGCAGGACGTGCTCTCGCGCGTGCCGGGCGGCACCATCGTGTACGACGTCAAGTGCTCGCAGCGCCTGGCGCCGGCCATCGAGGCCGCGGGCGGCAAGCCCATGATCTTCAAGACCGGCCATTCGCTGATCAAGGCCAAGATGAAGGAAATCGATTCGCCGCTCGGCGGCGAGATGAGCGGCCACATCTTCTTCAAGGAACGCTGGTTCGGCTTCGACGATGGCACCTATGCCGGCTGCCGACTGCTCGAGATCCTGAGCAAGACGCCGAACGCGAGCGACACGCTCAACGCACTGCCCACGAGCTTCTCGACGCCCGAACTCAACGTGAAGTGCGCCGAAGGCGAACCGCACGCGGTGGTCGAAAAACTCGTTGCCGGCGCGAGCTTCGCGGCACCCGCGGTGGTCTCGACCATCGACGGCCTGCGCGTCGACTGGCCCGACGGCTTCGGGCTCATTCGCGCTTCCAACACCACGCCGGTGCTGGTGCTGCGCTTCGAGGGCCAGACCGATGCGGCCCTGAAGCGCATCGAAGCCGAAATGCTCGCGCTCCTTCGAACCGTCAAAGCCGACGCGACGCTGGCCGAAGCGTCGCACTGA
- a CDS encoding 3-deoxy-D-manno-octulosonic acid transferase gives MRSLLLRLYGAFTTVVQPLVRRKLRRRAVAEPGYAVAVEERFGHYDDATTGEGQCWVHAVSLGETRAAAILIAELRRQYPGIPILLTHGTATGREEGAKLLEPGDTQVWQPWDTPGAVARFLDRFQPRIGVLMETEVWPEMAAACAERRIPLVLANARLNEKSLAAAERLGWLARPAYSALAAVWAQTEADAHRLVSLGAKVAGIYGNLKFDASPDARQLSTAVALRERLPRPMVVLASSRDGEERMLLEVLKRFGATSPVPPEQGAIRSISKRVHDVQWMIVPRHPQRFDEVAALIESQGFAVARRSAAGEPAEAEIWLGDSLGEMALYYGLADVALLGGSFEPLGGQNLIEPAACGCPVVMGPSTFNFAEAAQLSLAAGASLRVENMEQAVTAALKLVENPERRAVMAQAALAFSSSNRGAAERTAAAVLAIAQAADPVATEAAPLDDSRAEPTLE, from the coding sequence GTGCGTTCGCTGCTGCTGCGCCTCTACGGCGCCTTCACCACCGTTGTGCAACCGCTGGTTCGCCGCAAGCTGCGGCGCCGCGCGGTGGCCGAGCCCGGCTACGCCGTGGCCGTCGAGGAGCGCTTCGGCCATTACGACGATGCAACCACCGGCGAGGGCCAGTGCTGGGTGCATGCGGTGTCGCTCGGCGAGACCCGCGCGGCCGCCATCCTGATTGCGGAACTGCGCAGGCAGTATCCGGGCATCCCGATCCTGCTCACGCATGGCACGGCCACGGGCCGGGAAGAGGGCGCCAAGCTGCTCGAACCCGGCGATACGCAGGTCTGGCAGCCGTGGGACACGCCGGGCGCCGTGGCGCGCTTTCTCGATCGCTTCCAGCCGCGCATCGGCGTGCTGATGGAAACCGAAGTCTGGCCCGAGATGGCCGCCGCCTGCGCCGAGCGCCGCATTCCGCTGGTGCTGGCCAATGCGCGGCTCAACGAGAAATCGCTGGCCGCGGCCGAACGCCTCGGCTGGCTGGCGCGGCCTGCGTACTCGGCGCTCGCCGCCGTGTGGGCTCAGACCGAAGCCGATGCGCACCGGCTGGTGTCGCTCGGCGCCAAGGTGGCCGGCATCTACGGCAACCTCAAGTTCGATGCCTCGCCCGATGCGCGCCAGCTCTCCACCGCCGTGGCGCTGCGCGAACGCCTGCCGCGGCCCATGGTGGTGCTTGCGAGTTCGCGCGATGGCGAGGAGCGCATGCTGCTCGAGGTGCTCAAGCGCTTTGGCGCCACTTCGCCCGTGCCGCCCGAGCAGGGTGCGATCCGTTCGATTTCCAAGCGCGTGCACGACGTGCAATGGATGATCGTGCCGCGCCACCCTCAGCGCTTCGACGAAGTGGCCGCGCTGATCGAATCGCAGGGCTTTGCGGTCGCGCGCCGCAGCGCCGCGGGCGAACCGGCCGAAGCCGAGATCTGGCTCGGCGACTCACTTGGCGAAATGGCGCTTTACTACGGCCTGGCCGATGTCGCGCTGCTCGGCGGAAGCTTCGAGCCGCTGGGCGGTCAGAACCTCATCGAGCCCGCCGCGTGCGGTTGCCCGGTGGTCATGGGCCCATCGACCTTCAACTTTGCCGAGGCGGCGCAGCTGTCGCTCGCGGCCGGAGCCTCCTTGCGCGTCGAGAACATGGAGCAGGCCGTGACCGCGGCGCTCAAGCTGGTGGAGAACCCCGAACGCCGCGCCGTCATGGCGCAGGCTGCGCTGGCATTCTCGTCGTCGAACCGCGGCGCGGCCGAACGTACGGCGGCGGCAGTGCTGGCCATTGCGCAGGCCGCGGACCCCGTGGCGACCGAGGCCGCACCGCTCGACGATTCGAGGGCGGAGCCAACGCTCGAATAG
- a CDS encoding TolC family outer membrane protein: MPSRPRLMPLSAALASLFATLLALPAQGQTLNELYDSARGFDATYQGARAQYDASVARAAQAKAGILPAVGLTAGATRNTLDIDTLTGAGRGTTTPRDFTTQNVGVNATQPLYRPANWAAYEQGKRQAEIAEAVLTTAEQDLIVRVSQAYFDVLASQDSLTLVRAQKVAVAEQLASAKRNFEVGTSTITDTREAQARYDLVIAQEIAAENDLQVKKVVLDQLVGRPGSVPVPLAQPVVLPMALPANIEAWVAQADEVHPAIRQARLGLDVAGLEIRKAEAGHKPTLDANLGYNITRNPNGTSTSTVGTRVNAASVGVVFNLPLFAGFATENRIKETLALEDQSRSVLEGTRRSVAQATRAAYLGLVSGAGQVKALEAAEASSQSALDANRLGYQVGVRINIDVLNSQSQLFQTKRDLAQARYNVLLGNLKLRQANGTLTVEDMNAINATLAKNGSTPSPSPSPSPSPGERPQAVPVTPPSIPVVPPVAVPPFNPPAPTMPSAPPPPVILNPPVR, encoded by the coding sequence ATGCCTTCCAGGCCCAGGCTTATGCCTCTTTCCGCAGCGCTCGCAAGTCTCTTTGCCACCCTGCTCGCGCTGCCGGCCCAAGGCCAGACACTGAACGAACTCTACGATTCCGCACGCGGCTTCGATGCCACCTACCAGGGCGCCCGGGCCCAGTACGACGCAAGCGTGGCGCGCGCCGCGCAGGCCAAGGCCGGCATCCTTCCGGCCGTGGGGCTCACGGCCGGCGCGACGCGCAACACCCTGGACATCGACACTCTCACCGGCGCCGGCCGCGGAACGACGACGCCGCGCGACTTCACCACGCAGAACGTCGGCGTCAACGCCACGCAGCCGCTCTACCGGCCCGCCAATTGGGCCGCTTACGAGCAGGGCAAGCGCCAGGCCGAAATCGCCGAGGCGGTGCTCACCACGGCCGAGCAGGACCTGATCGTCCGCGTGAGCCAGGCGTACTTCGACGTGCTCGCGAGCCAGGACAGCCTGACGCTGGTGCGCGCGCAGAAGGTGGCCGTGGCCGAGCAGCTCGCATCGGCCAAGCGCAACTTCGAGGTCGGCACCTCCACCATCACCGACACGCGCGAAGCACAGGCCCGCTACGACCTCGTCATTGCGCAGGAAATTGCGGCCGAGAACGACCTGCAGGTGAAGAAGGTGGTGCTCGACCAGCTGGTCGGCCGCCCCGGCAGCGTGCCGGTGCCGCTGGCACAGCCCGTGGTGTTGCCCATGGCCCTGCCGGCCAACATCGAAGCCTGGGTTGCGCAAGCCGACGAAGTGCACCCCGCCATCCGCCAGGCGCGACTCGGCCTGGACGTTGCGGGGCTGGAAATACGCAAGGCCGAAGCCGGCCACAAGCCCACGCTCGACGCCAACCTGGGCTACAACATCACGCGCAATCCCAACGGCACCAGCACCAGCACCGTCGGCACGCGCGTCAACGCCGCGTCCGTGGGCGTGGTGTTCAACCTGCCGCTGTTCGCGGGCTTTGCCACCGAGAACCGAATCAAGGAAACGCTCGCGCTCGAAGACCAGTCGCGCAGCGTGCTCGAAGGCACCCGCCGCAGCGTGGCGCAGGCCACGCGCGCGGCCTACCTCGGGCTGGTCTCCGGCGCGGGTCAGGTGAAGGCACTCGAAGCGGCCGAGGCCTCGAGCCAGAGCGCGCTCGATGCCAACCGGCTCGGCTACCAGGTGGGCGTGCGCATCAACATCGACGTGCTCAATTCGCAGAGCCAGTTGTTCCAGACCAAGCGCGATCTCGCGCAGGCGCGCTACAACGTGCTGCTCGGCAACCTGAAGCTGCGCCAGGCCAACGGCACGCTCACCGTTGAAGACATGAACGCGATCAATGCGACGCTGGCGAAGAATGGAAGCACCCCATCGCCATCGCCATCGCCATCGCCATCGCCCGGCGAGCGGCCGCAGGCCGTGCCGGTCACGCCACCCAGCATTCCGGTCGTGCCGCCGGTCGCGGTACCGCCATTCAACCCGCCGGCACCGACGATGCCTTCGGCACCGCCGCCGCCGGTCATCCTGAACCCGCCGGTGCGCTAG
- a CDS encoding rhodanese-like domain-containing protein — protein MIDQVRPADLAAWYAQNPGAAPVLLDVREPWELQTASVAPQGFTLVAIPMNEIPARLSELGEGQRIACLCHHGARSQRVAAFLSQNGFAELANVAGGIDAWSAQHDPTVPRY, from the coding sequence ATGATCGATCAAGTCCGCCCCGCCGACCTGGCCGCCTGGTATGCGCAGAACCCCGGCGCGGCGCCCGTCCTGCTCGACGTGCGCGAACCCTGGGAGCTGCAGACGGCGAGCGTCGCCCCCCAGGGCTTCACGCTGGTCGCCATTCCGATGAACGAGATCCCGGCGCGCCTTTCGGAGCTCGGCGAAGGCCAGCGCATCGCGTGCCTTTGCCATCACGGCGCGCGCAGCCAGCGGGTGGCGGCCTTCCTGAGCCAGAACGGCTTTGCCGAGCTGGCCAACGTGGCCGGCGGCATCGACGCCTGGTCCGCGCAGCACGACCCCACCGTGCCGCGCTACTGA
- a CDS encoding protein-L-isoaspartate O-methyltransferase yields MNPTPTLERLRFNMIEQQIRPWDVLDLEVLDLLAHIRREDYVPPAHRGLAFFDMEIPLGDGSVPGQVMLSPKVEARMLQDLHVQKHESVLEIGTGSGFMAALLAHRAAQVLSLEIDPVLAARAAETLRQNGVANVEVRNADGAVPLPSGPSFDVIVLSGSVARIPQNLLGSLKVGGRLAAIVGDEPMMRAHFVTRTSESKWDTIQPWDTVAPRLLNFPEPSRFSF; encoded by the coding sequence ATGAACCCGACCCCCACCCTCGAGCGCTTGCGCTTCAACATGATCGAACAGCAGATCCGGCCCTGGGATGTGCTGGACCTGGAAGTTCTCGACCTGCTGGCCCACATCCGGCGCGAGGACTACGTGCCGCCCGCGCATCGCGGCCTGGCATTCTTCGACATGGAAATTCCGCTCGGCGACGGCTCCGTTCCCGGCCAGGTGATGCTCTCGCCCAAGGTCGAGGCACGCATGCTGCAGGACCTGCACGTGCAAAAGCACGAGTCGGTGCTCGAGATCGGCACCGGGTCGGGCTTCATGGCCGCCCTGCTCGCCCATCGCGCGGCCCAGGTGCTGTCGCTCGAAATCGACCCTGTGCTGGCCGCCCGCGCCGCCGAAACGCTGCGCCAGAACGGCGTGGCCAATGTCGAGGTGCGCAATGCCGACGGCGCCGTGCCGCTGCCGAGCGGCCCGAGCTTCGACGTGATCGTGCTCAGCGGCTCCGTGGCGCGCATTCCGCAGAACCTGCTCGGCTCGCTCAAGGTGGGCGGCCGGCTGGCCGCCATCGTGGGCGACGAACCGATGATGCGCGCCCACTTCGTCACCCGCACCAGCGAAAGCAAGTGGGACACCATCCAGCCGTGGGACACCGTGGCACCGCGGCTGCTCAATTTCCCCGAGCCTTCGCGCTTCTCGTTCTGA
- a CDS encoding TetR/AcrR family transcriptional regulator, whose product MPTPRFLADKLCPVRSKRERRKEARPGELLAAALDLFVEKGFAATRSEEVAARAGVSKGTLFLYFPSKEELFKAVVVENLSGRFTEWNDEFEAFEGTTADMLRYCMRIWWERVGMTKASGLTKLMMSEGANFPELAEFYRQEVVRPGHTLLRRILQRGIDRGEFAPVDVDHAIYAVVAPMIFLMLWKHSAMVCVDGQASLDPEKFLATQAETVLYGLTRRPGAAA is encoded by the coding sequence ATGCCCACGCCCCGCTTCCTTGCCGACAAGCTCTGCCCGGTGCGCTCCAAACGCGAGCGCCGCAAGGAGGCGCGTCCCGGCGAGCTGCTGGCGGCGGCGCTCGACCTGTTCGTCGAAAAAGGCTTTGCCGCCACCCGCTCGGAGGAAGTCGCGGCCCGCGCGGGGGTCTCCAAAGGCACCCTCTTTCTTTATTTTCCAAGCAAGGAAGAGCTCTTCAAGGCCGTGGTGGTCGAGAACCTCAGCGGCCGGTTCACCGAGTGGAACGACGAGTTCGAGGCCTTCGAGGGCACCACGGCCGACATGCTGCGCTATTGCATGCGCATCTGGTGGGAGCGGGTCGGCATGACCAAGGCGTCGGGCCTGACCAAGCTCATGATGAGCGAAGGCGCCAATTTTCCCGAGTTGGCCGAGTTCTATCGCCAGGAGGTGGTCCGTCCCGGCCACACGCTGCTGCGGCGCATCCTGCAGCGCGGCATCGACCGGGGCGAATTCGCGCCAGTCGACGTCGACCATGCCATCTACGCCGTGGTCGCGCCCATGATCTTCCTCATGCTGTGGAAGCACTCGGCCATGGTCTGCGTCGACGGGCAAGCCTCGCTCGACCCTGAAAAATTCCTTGCCACGCAGGCCGAGACGGTGCTGTACGGCCTTACACGGCGGCCCGGAGCAGCGGCATGA
- the msrA gene encoding peptide-methionine (S)-S-oxide reductase MsrA: MTSSPSPTETIVLGGGCFWCTEAVFDRVQGVVDVESGYCNGQTVNPSYEQVCTGRTGHAEVVKVEFDPAIISLREILEIFFVVHDPTTLNRQGNDAGTQYRSGIYFTSDAQKQVAQEVIREIDASKTYGSPIVTEVAPLANYSTAEAYHQDYFLNNPNQGYCAFVVGPKVEKFQKTFASRVKG, encoded by the coding sequence ATGACTTCCTCACCGTCGCCAACCGAAACCATCGTGCTCGGCGGGGGCTGCTTCTGGTGCACCGAGGCCGTGTTCGACCGCGTGCAAGGCGTGGTGGACGTCGAATCAGGCTACTGCAATGGCCAGACCGTCAACCCCAGCTACGAGCAGGTCTGCACCGGCCGCACCGGGCATGCGGAAGTGGTGAAGGTCGAATTCGACCCCGCCATCATCAGCCTGCGCGAAATTCTCGAGATCTTTTTCGTGGTGCACGATCCCACGACCTTGAACCGCCAGGGCAACGACGCCGGCACGCAATACCGCAGCGGCATCTATTTCACGAGCGATGCGCAAAAGCAGGTGGCTCAGGAGGTCATCCGCGAGATCGATGCGAGCAAGACCTACGGCTCGCCCATCGTGACCGAGGTGGCGCCGCTCGCCAACTACTCGACGGCCGAGGCCTATCACCAGGACTATTTCCTGAACAACCCCAACCAGGGCTACTGCGCCTTCGTGGTCGGCCCCAAGGTCGAGAAGTTCCAGAAGACCTTCGCGTCCCGGGTCAAGGGCTGA